A region from the Plutella xylostella chromosome 8, ilPluXylo3.1, whole genome shotgun sequence genome encodes:
- the LOC105385585 gene encoding SUMO-conjugating enzyme UBC9-A: MSGIASARLAEERKAWRKDHPFGFVARPMKNPDGSLNLMTWECAIPGKKGTPWEGGLYKLRMIFKDDYPSSPPKCKFEPPLFHPNVYPSGTVCLSLLDEEKDWRPAITIKQILLGIQDLLNEPNVKDPAQAEAYTIYCQNRLEYDKRVRAQARAMAATE, from the exons ATGTCCGGTATTGCGAGTGCACGTTTGGCCGAAGAAAGGAAAGCTTGGCGGAAGGATCACCCATTT GGTTTCGTTGCTAGACCTATGAAAAATCCCGATGGCTCTTTGAACCTGATGACATGGGAGTGCGCGATTCCAGGAAAGAAAGGG ACTCCATGGGAAGGCGGTCTTTACAAGCTGCGTATGATCTTCAAAGATGACTACCCCTCAAGTCCTCCGAAATGCAAGTTTGAGCCGCCACTGTTCCACCCCAACGTGTACCCGTCAGGAACAGTCTGTTTGTCACTGCTTGATGAGGAGAAGGACTGGCGTCCGGCGATCACAATCAAACAAATCCTACTCGGAATCCAGGATCTACTCAACGAGCCCAATGTCAAAGACCCTGCCCAGGCTGAAGCTTATACAATTTACTg CCAAAACCGGCTAGAATACGACAAAAGAGTGAGAGCGCAGGCGCGCGCCATGGCAGCCACCGAGTGA